One Castanea sativa cultivar Marrone di Chiusa Pesio chromosome 4, ASM4071231v1 DNA window includes the following coding sequences:
- the LOC142630410 gene encoding putative calcium-binding protein CML27, whose translation MATNSAPLNSSSAQNKSSSTPSQSPSPSPLSIQSMDEVKKVFNRFDTNGDGKISVTELGAVFSSLGSSFADEEELRRVMDELDSDHDGFISLTEFAAFCRSSSEDGGASELRDAFKLYDQDQNGLISASELHLVLNRLGMNCSVEDCHRMIRSVDSDGDGNVNFEEFQKMMTTANANNSNASPL comes from the coding sequence aTGGCAACCAATTCAGCCCCATTGAACTCTTCATCAGcccaaaacaaatcatcatcaACACCATCAcaatcaccatcaccatcaccccTCTCTATCCAGAGCATGGACGAAGTCAAGAAAGTCTTCAACCGCTTCGACACCAACGGCGACGGCAAGATCTCCGTGACGGAGCTCGGCGCCGTCTTCAGCTCCCTCGGTTCCTCCTTCGCCGACGAGGAAGAGCTCCGCCGCGTCATGGACGAGCTCGACTCCGACCACGACGGCTTCATTTCCCTGACCGAGTTCGCCGCCTTCTGCCGCTCCAGCTCCGAAGACGGCGGAGCCTCCGAGCTCCGCGACGCGTTCAAGCTCTACGATCAAGACCAGAATGGCCTCATCTCCGCCTCCGAGCTCCACCTCGTCCTCAACCGCTTGGGCATGAATTGCTCCGTCGAAGATTGCCACCGGATGATCCGATCCGTCGATTCTGACGGCGATGGAAATGTCAACTTCGAAGAGTTCCAGAAGATGATGACCACCGCCAACGCCAATAACAGCAACGCCTCGCCGCTCTag